The Microbacterium phyllosphaerae region GACGCCCGCTCCCGCCACCGCGAGGATCCCTCCGGCGATGGTGACGCGACCCCAGATGGTCTTCCACCATCGGGGGCGCGCGAGGTCTCGGCGCATCTGCTCGATGAGGAGGTCTTGCACCTCCCGGTGGTGCGGCATCCGGTCACTCATGCGTTCGCCTCCTCTGATCTCGGAGAATACTCATACAGGTCACCGCGAAGCCGCGCCTTCACCCGAGACAACCGCGATTTGACGGTTCCTTCCGGGACACCCAGAGCGACGGCTGCTTCGGCGAGCGGAAGCTCATGAATGATGCAGAGGACCACGACACTCGCGTCGCGAGGATTCAACTGGCGCAGAGCCTCACGCACGCTCGCCGAGATCTTCAATGAGTCCATCGCGCGAGCGACTTCGTCGGCATGGTCGGCAACGTCTCCGTCGTGGGGGATGCGGTGCAGCAGTCGTTGATATCGACGACGCGAGCGCAGGCTGTTCTTCGCTGCGAACGACGTGGTCGCCAAGAGCCATGGCAGGACGGATCCGTCGACGATACGGACCTTGTCGCGCCGTCGCCACAGTTCGAAGAACGCGGTCGCCGCGACCTCTTCCGCGTCCCAGCTGGTGTGCATGAGCACGAGCGACAGCCGGAAAACGGGCATCTGGTGCCGGTCGTGCAGCATTCGGTAGGCCGGTTCGTCGCCGCGCGAGAGGCGGTAGAGGAGCTCGCCGTCGCTCGGCCCGCCGGGTTCCGACACGATCTCACCTCACACGTCACGGTCGATGTCCTGACCTGAGACGAGTCTACGCGGCGTGGGAGACGGCGAGGATTCGGCGATGGTCGCGACGGGCTTCTCGCGGGGTGCGGTGCAGGTAGCGGTGGCACTGCGCCCGAAACGTCTCATATGTTCCGTACCCGCAGTGCTCTGCGACGACGGACATGGGAACCGAAGGATGCCGGGCGGCCATGACCACGACCTGGCTCAGGCGACGACGCGCGAGGACTTCCGCAACTCCTCGCCCGCCACTGAAGGCTCGGTCCAGCTGCCTTCTCGACACGTAGAGTGCCTGCGCGAGCCACACGGCGCTGACTTCGGGGTTCTTGTAATGGATCTCGATGAGAGCGACGCATTGTTCCCGCAACACGACCAGATCAGTGGACCTCATACTGAGAGATGTCCGGCACTGGCCGGCCGGTTCCATCCTCGTGCTGGGCGCGCACTATGACCGCCCGCGTCTCAGTGGCCGTTGAACCCGTAGAGCGTTCCGGGATTGAGGAACTGTCGACCCCAGAGCAGCCTCTTGTCGGCGCTGGTCAACCGCCCGTGCTCGGCCGCGTCCTCCCAGTTGTCGTGGATGACGCCTTGGATCCGTTCCAAAATGCCCGAAGCGTCGGCCTCGCTGAGGCCGTACAGATTCCTGACGGACAACAATTCGGCGAAGTTGTTGGTACGTGCACCTTTCCGGTCGTACGAGATGGCCTGAGATGCGGTCTCACCGCTACGCCTCATCGGAGACAGGTCATACGCCGGACTGAGAACGGCTTTTGTCCCGTCCCAGAGCGCGGCGTGGTTGCGTAGGTGGTCGTCGGAGTTGGAGATCGCCATGTTGAAGGCGATACGGGTGAACAGCTCTGCTGCGGTGCCCTCGGGCGCTCGATTCATCCGTAACGAGTCCAAGAAGTCCACGTAGCTGCCGCTACGTGCTTGCAGTTCGTCGAGACCGGTCATCGTCAACGCACTGACGGCGAGTACGCGCTCGCCGCGGTCGCCGCGGTCGAAGCGTTCGACGAGCAGCACGCTACGGCCGAGAACAGTCTCCACGCGCGTGGAGGCGACGTCGATTCCGGCTCGCTCGGCGAGGAACATACTGGCCGCTTCTGCGCCGACGACGGGGAAGTTGTCGTTGGACGCGGTGAATTTCGCGATGTACTCGCGGGCTCCGTCGTGGAGGATCGCCTTCGGACGCGCGCCGCCCATGGCTGTGCCGCTGAGCAGTGCGCGCTCGAGCTCATAGGAAAGGTCGCCACCGGCTTCGACGATGTCGGCGGCGCTCAGAAGCTCGGTCAAGGGTGCCGGAGCAGAGTCACGAGGTACGTACTCTTCCGGCGACGACTGAAAGTCGATGGCGCCGAACCGATTGGATCCGGAGCGGAGGAGGTAGGTGCGCTCGTCCACGTCGCCGGTGTCAGCGTCCGAGCCCCTGTCGCCTGTCACCTGGTACTGCACGACGCGGCGTCCCCACGCATCCGGTGAGGCATCTCGGAGGGCGCCGGGGAGTCCCAGTGATCCCGTTGGACCATAGGTGTCGCCGGTCAGGGGAAGGGTCGGCGACAGCGAGACCGCGTTCTCACGTTGTCGGTAGAGCCGCCCGTAGTCGAACGAGAAGTTGCCCCCAGCGTTCTCGCGCAGTCGCCCGGCGGGGACGGGTGTCGTCTCGCCGGGCAGCCATGCCCAGACGTAGATGTCAGAAGTCGAGTCCATCGTCGTCGTTCCTCCGAGGCCGATCCACGCGTGCGGGCAGGAGAGCAAGTCGCTCTTCGCCGCGACGTCGTAGTGCGATGAGCTCACTCGGGTCATCAACGCCGAACAGTGGCACGCCGACGATCGTCGCGACGTTGAAGACTTTCCCGATGCTGGTGGCGGGGTTGCCCCGCTCGATGGAGTGCAAGGTCGTCCGAGATATCCCTGCAGTGCCCGCAAGCTCTTCAGCGGTCATCCCTCGAGCAGCGCGCGCCAGTCGGATCTGCTGGCCCAACACTGCAAGAGCATCTTCGGCAGCCCGTGAAGTTCCCACTTGAGTTCGCCCCATGTCCAATAGTTTACACTCAAATATTATTTATGCACAGAGTATTGGACGCTATGGGCGAGGTTGGCTGCTACAGCATGCTCAGCCATCGTCGCTTCTCAGCCCCGAATCAGTCGTCGCGCGGCTTCGAACCGCACCCAATCGTGGTCGGATGCCGGTGTCAGCTCCCATTCGTCGACGGGGCCGCCCTCCCACGCTGTCGCGGCGACCGCGCCACCCGCATCGGTGAGGTCGTCGACCACGCCGGCATCGAGTCGGCCCCCGGCGAGAAGCTTCTTCTGCGATGACCCCTTCAGTCGCGCCCACCATTCGGGCTCGGGCGTCGCTGTGAGCACCTCGCCCTTCTTCAGGACGGCGGCGACGACCTGCGCCTCTCCAGGGGAGGCCGGGTCGGCGTCACTCACGATGAGTACCGGGGCATGCGTGAGGCGAAGAGCTGCGATCACCGCTTCGCCGAGAGAGTCGTATCCGTCGGTGCGGCCGCCGGCCGAGTGCTCGATGTGAAAGCTCATGGCTCGACAGTACCTGCGGGTCGCGAGCAGCAGGATGGGCCCTCGTGAGGCTTCGCGCGTAGTCTTCACGACATGGTGAGACGCGGAGTGCGACGGCGGTATCGGCGTGAGCTGCTGATGATGACGCTCAGCGCGCTGCTTCTCGCGTACATGTCGGGCCTCTTGGTTCTGACCGTCGCCTGGGGGACGTCGTACTCCGTCTTCCAATGGGTGGTCATCGGAGTCATGGTCGTCGGCTCCGCGCTGCTGCTCGCCTTCCAGGCCCGGAAGGTCATCCGGATTCGCGGGAGCCGACCCGGTCGGCGGGGCGAGTGAGCGCGGCTTCGCGCCCTATCCGTCGACCTCGAGGGATGCGTCCGCGATGGAGGCGAGGCGTCGAAGCTCCGCGACGTGCGCACGGAAGGCTCGTCGCCCGGCCTGTGTGAGGGAGAGCAGGGTGCGCTGACGCGCGTTCCGTGTGACCTTGTCGATACGGACATAGCCCGCCTGTTCGAGCGCCTTGGCGTGCTTGGAGAGCACCGAGTCCGACACGTTCAGTCGCTCGCGCAGGAATGAGAACTCCGCGTCGTCGACGGGCGCGAGCAGTCCGCACAGTTCCAGCCGTGCGACGGCGTGGATGGCTGGATCGAGTCCGCTCACGCCGTGCCCTGCGTCTCGAGTCGACGACGCCAGACGCGCATCCAGACGAATCCGGAAGCGGTGACGGCGATGCACGCGATCGCGCCGGCGGCGATGCTGATCCCGATGTCGGAGGCGAGATACGACCACAGTGCCGTCGAGACCAGAGCCACCAGCATCACGCCCGTCACCCACAGCGTCGCGCCGCCGGTGTAGCCCGACACCCACCAGCCGTGAGTCCGTCGCCACCACGCGATGAAGAGAGGAATGAGAACGACGAAGCCGACCGCCACGATCAACGCCCAGGGCTGCGGGAAGCCCTGAGACGCGGTGAACACTCCGGCTCCGAGCCCCAGAGCGAGGTGGTACCAGCCTTCGCCCCGGGGTGCATCCGTGTACGTCGTCGCCACGGCATCGAGGCGAGCCAGCGAGGCGTGAGGGTCATTCCGTTCACTTTCCATAGTGGAAAACTACCCCCGACTTTCCACCTTGGCAAGTGAGCAGAAGAAACATATCGTCAAGGTCTCGAGCCTTCGAATACCCCGGACAGGTTCTGTGAATACGGCCAGCCGTTTTGAGATCACGCTCTCCTCGTGATGGTGTGAACCAGTGCGACGGCCAGAATCCCCCCAGACCGACTCGACTCCGGACCCCACCCCCGCACGGGGAGTGGAAGGCCGGCCTCGCCGTCGGCGCGGCCGAGTGATCGGCTGGATCAGCGCGCTCGTCGTCGTCGCACTGATCGCCGTCGGCGCGATCGCCTACGCGCAGTTGCAGGGAAACGTCACCACCGCGCCCCTGCGCTCCGACCCGTCGAGCGAGCCGCTCGCGACCGGCGACCTGAACATCCTGCTGCTCGGGTCTGACACGCGGGCGCTCGCGTCCGGTGGTTACGGCGACGACGACGGCAGTCAGCGCAGCGATGCCATGGTGGTCGCGCACATCTCGAGCGACAACACACGTATCGACGCGGTGCAGCTCCCGCGAGACACACTGACCGACCTGCCCGCCTGCGAGGACACGGGACGAGGGTCGTTCGACGGCGGATTCGGGATGCTGAACTCCGCGCTCGAGTACGGGCCCGCCTGCTCTGTCGCCGCGGTCGAGCAGCTCACCGGGCTCACGATCGACCACTTCGTGCAGATCGACTTCGAAGGCTTCATCGGGATCGTCGACGCCATGGGAGGCATCGACGTGTGCCTCCCGCAGGCCCTGACCGACGGTCATGCCCAGCTCGATCTTCCGGCCGGCGCGCAGTCGATCGACGGCACTCAGGCTCTCGCGCTGGCACGCACGCGCCATGCGCTCGCCGAAGAGAGCGACGTCGCGCGCCTCGGGCACCAGCAGATGGTGCTGTCGGCGATCGTGCAGAAGGCCACCAAGACGGATGTGCTCGTGCGCCCGGATCGTCTCTACGCCTTCCTCGACGCGGCGACCTCGTCGATGACCGTCGACCCGGGGCTGGGCGCCCTGACTGACCTGGCCGGTCTCGCCGCCCGCGTCGCGAACGTTCCGATGAGCAGCGTCACCTTCTTGACGATGCCGACCACCGAGGCTCCGCAGGATCGCAACCGCGTCGTGCCCACGGCCGACGCCGACGTCATCTTCCGAGCGCTGCTCGACGACGTGCCCGTCGTGCTGACGACCGACGAGGTCGAGGAGGATGCCACGGTGCGCACCGCTCCCGTCCGAATCCTCAACGGAGCGGGCGTCGCAGGACTGGCCTCTCGGGTGTCGGAAGACGCCACCGGATACGGGTATACGGTGTCGGGACTCGCCAACGCGGATGCGGCGGACCTCACCGTCATCACGGCGGCCGACACACCTGACGCGCAGCAGACCGCACAGGCTCTGGCCTCCGAGCTCGGCCTCGCCGTGACCGTGCAGACCGGAGATGTCGAGGGAGTGCAGCTTCTGCTCGGAGCCGACTACACCGACCTGACCTCTCAGCCGAGGGCGACTCCGCCCCCGTCGAGGCCGGTCGACGCCGTCAATCGCAGCGCCGACACCGATCTCTGCACGGCCTGATCGGAGCGGATGCGGTCGGAGGGACCGCATCCGATGCCGATGTCAGCGTCCGAGATCGGCGACGGTGGGCACGACTGTCGCGTAGAGGTCGGCGATGCCGGCGAGAGCAGCCCGATGCAGCTGCTCGGCCGGGACGTCACCGGCGACCGACGGAAGGCTGCGGGTGGCGGTCGCCGCCGCGACGACGGTGGGCCGATTGCCGCGGAGGAACGCGCCCTCGGTCGTGTAGGTCACGCACATGTGCGTCATGAACCCGGCGATCACGACGTCCTCGTGGCCCGCCTCGTCGACCAGGTCGCCGAGTTCGGTGCCGACGAACGAGTTCGGTGCCTTCTTGACGACCACGGCCTCGCCGTCGCGCGGAGCGACGCGCTCGTGGATCGCCCCGATGTCCTCGCGGATGTCGTAGGCCGATCCGGCGCCGCCGTCGTGCTGCACGTGGATGACCGTCGCGCCTGACTCGCGGGCCTGGGCGAGCAGGTCAGCGGCCGCGTCGAGCGCAGCATCCCAGCCCTCGAGCTCCATCTCGCCGCGCGTGTAGGTGTTCTGGAAGTCGACGAGCACGACGGTCGAGGTCGCGAGGTTCGCGGGCTGGTCGGCGACGCCGCTGAGTGCGCGGAGTGTGGCGGAGGTGGTCACGAGGGTTCTCCTTCAGTCGTCGGGGTCCGGGGCGCACCGTCCGCGTCGAACGGTTCGGCCCGCGGGGTCCGGCGCGAGAGGGCGTTGCCGACGAGACGGATCACCAGGGCGAGCACGATGAACGCGACCAGCAGGCCTGCGCAGTAGGCGGCGACGCCGCCGTAGCCGCCGACGGCCGCGGGGTTGAAGAACGGGTAGCAGTAGAAGCCGGTCGCCGCGCCACGCACGACCGAGTACACCGTGTAGACCACCGGCACGATGAGCCACAACCAGGCCGTGCGCGTCGAGAGTCGACGTCTCGGCGGCATCAGCACCCAGTCGATCACGACGGCCAACGGCATCAGCATGTGGTGCACGACGTTGGTCCAGGGCAGCAGCCCGCCGAGGTCGGCGCCGACGAGCAGGGTGTTGAAGACGATGCCGACGAAGGCCATGTAGACGACGGATGCTCCGCGCACCGCCTCCCATCGCGGGCTGCTCTCGCTGCGGCGGAGGATCTTGACCGCACCCACGATGAACACGATGCTCGCGAACAGATTGCTGAGCGTCGTGAAATAGCTGAAGAAGTTCACGAGACCGAAGTCGGTCTGAATCGCGATCACGAGCTGTGTCACGACTCCGGCCAGCGAGGCCGCAGCCAGCAGAAGGCGGAGGATGACGGCCACGGTTTCTCTCATGCGGCCAGAATACTGGGGTGATCCGGCCGGTCAGTCGTCTGTCTGCTCGATGACGAGCTTGCCTTCATCGGAGAGGCGGAGGTTCTTGCCTTCGGCCACGGCCTCTGCGCCCGTGGTCAGTTCGGGGTCGACGATCGTCGCTCCGTTGCCGAGCGCGTCGACCTCGCGCTGCACGGCGTCTCGGACCTCCTGGGCCGGGTGTCCGCTGTACTCGTGAGACACCTTCTCGATCACGGCCTGCAGCTCGCGAATCTGGGCATGCACGTCGCGCTCGATGTCCGGGTTCGTTTCGGAAGTCATGACGAGAGAGTAGCGAGTGGGCCGATCCCGACTCAAAGGATTGACTGAGAACCGCTGCCTGTGCTGCACGGCGAGGGCAGACTGGAGGGGACTTCCTTCTTCACCGTCAGGAGACGCAATGCCGGAACAGCCTCGTCGAACCCCCAGCCAAGCAGTCCTCACCGTGCAGCAGGTGGAGCAGATCAGCCCGGATCTGGTGCGCATCACGGCGGGCGGCGACGGGTACGAGGCGTTCAACGACAACATCTACACCGACAAGTACGTCAAGATCCTCTTCGCCGACCCGAGTCATGGGCTCACCCCGCCCTATGACCTGGCGCAGTTGCGCGAGGAGAGCCCCGAGAAGCTGCCCACTCGGCGCACGTACACGGTCCGGTCGGCGGACCCTGAGCAGCGCCGGCTCGTGATCGACTTCGTGGTCCACGGTGACGAGGGTGTCGCGGGTCCGTGGGCCCGGCAGGCGCAACCGGGCGACGCGATCGTCGTCAGCGGTGCCGGCGGCGGCTACCTGCCCGAGCCCGAGCTGCCGTGGCACCTTCTCATCGGCGACCACACGGCGCTGCCCGCGATCTCCTCGGCGATCGAGGCGATGCAGCCGGATGCCGTCGGGCACGTCGTCCTCACGGTGGCCGACCCGGCCGACCGCATCCTCCCCGAAGCTCCGTCGGGTGTGAGTGTGCGCTGGACCGAGACCGATGACGAGCTTCTCGCCGCGCTCACCGACCTGCCCTGGGCTGACGGGCATCCCGGCGTCTTCGCGCACGGAGAGCGCGGCACGATCAAAGAGGTCCGTGCACTGCTGAAGCAGCGCGAGGTGCCGCGCGACCGTCTGTCGATCTCGGCCTACTGGGCGCGGGGCCGCGCGGAGGATCAGTTCCAGGCCGAGAAGCGCGAACCGATCGGCCAGATCGAGTAGTCGCCGTCCGGCCGCCGGTCAGAACCCTTCGGGATCCCGGGGTGTGTACGCGGCCTCGAGCGCCGCCAACTCGGAGTCCTCGAGACGGATGCTGACAGAGGCCACCGCATCGTCGATGTGGCCCGCCCTGGTCGCGCCGACGATCGGAGCGGTGACCGCGGACTGCTGAGCGACCCACGCGAGGGCGACCTGCGCGCGGGAGACGCCGCGCGCCTCGGCGACGCGGGCGACCGCCTCGACGATGGCGCGATTCGACTCCTCCTCGCGCCGGTAGAGCGTCGCGCCGAAGGCATCCGTCGCCGTCCGCGCGGTCTTCTCATCCCAGTCCCGCGTGAGCTTTCCGCGGGCCAGTGGCGACCACGCCAGCACGCCCACGCCCGAGTCGAGGCAGAGCGGATGCATCTCCCGTTCCTCCTCGCGCTGCAGCAGGTTGTACTGGTCCTGCATCGAGACGAACGGCGTCCACCCGTTCTGCGCGGCTGTGTGCTGGGCCTTCGCGAACTGCCACGCCCACATCGACGAGGCGCCGATGTAGCGAGCCTTGCCCGAGCGCACCACGTCGTTCAGGGCCTCCATGGTCTCCTCGATCGGCGTCTGCGGATCCCACCGGTGGATCTGGTACAGGTCGACGTGGTCGGTCTCCAGACGTCGCAGGCTCGCATCGATGCCCGACAGGATGTGCGCACGACTGAGTCCGGCCTGGTTCGCGCCCGGACCCATGCGCCCGTGCACCTTGGTCGCGATCACGATCTCGTCGCGGCGGGCGAAGTCGCCGAGCGCGCGGCCCACGAACTCCTCGCTCGTGCCGTCGGAGTACACGTCGGCGGTGTCGAAGGTGGTGATCCCGGCCTCGAGCGCCTGCCTGATGAGAGGTCGACTGGTCTCCTCATCGAGCGACCACCCGTGCGCGCCTCTGTCGGGAGCGCCGAAGCTCATGCATCCGAGCACCACCTTCGAGATGCGGAGTCCTGACGAGCCGAGCCTCACGCTGTCTGCGGTGTCGAGCATCAGAGATCTCCCTCAGGTCGTGGTGTGAGATCGATGCTCTCACGCTGAGCTGCTGACCGGCACGAAGCGGATCGCGGATGCGCAGAGCGGCCGCCGATCAGAGGAACACCCTCAGGTACTCGCCGATCTTCTCGCCGTCCTCTTCGGGGGTCACCTCGACGCTGAGCCGGGCTCGGACGCCGTCGGTGCCGACTTCGATCGGCATCGCTCCGCATCCCATCATCGGTCCGTGGTCGACGCCGTCGATCACCAGGCAGATGCTGCCCATACCGGCCTGCGCACGCGCCTCGACGACGTAATAGGT contains the following coding sequences:
- a CDS encoding RNA polymerase sigma factor, whose translation is MSEPGGPSDGELLYRLSRGDEPAYRMLHDRHQMPVFRLSLVLMHTSWDAEEVAATAFFELWRRRDKVRIVDGSVLPWLLATTSFAAKNSLRSRRRYQRLLHRIPHDGDVADHADEVARAMDSLKISASVREALRQLNPRDASVVVLCIIHELPLAEAAVALGVPEGTVKSRLSRVKARLRGDLYEYSPRSEEANA
- a CDS encoding helix-turn-helix domain-containing protein, with product MEPAGQCRTSLSMRSTDLVVLREQCVALIEIHYKNPEVSAVWLAQALYVSRRQLDRAFSGGRGVAEVLARRRLSQVVVMAARHPSVPMSVVAEHCGYGTYETFRAQCHRYLHRTPREARRDHRRILAVSHAA
- a CDS encoding type II toxin-antitoxin system HipA family toxin — protein: MTRVSSSHYDVAAKSDLLSCPHAWIGLGGTTTMDSTSDIYVWAWLPGETTPVPAGRLRENAGGNFSFDYGRLYRQRENAVSLSPTLPLTGDTYGPTGSLGLPGALRDASPDAWGRRVVQYQVTGDRGSDADTGDVDERTYLLRSGSNRFGAIDFQSSPEEYVPRDSAPAPLTELLSAADIVEAGGDLSYELERALLSGTAMGGARPKAILHDGAREYIAKFTASNDNFPVVGAEAASMFLAERAGIDVASTRVETVLGRSVLLVERFDRGDRGERVLAVSALTMTGLDELQARSGSYVDFLDSLRMNRAPEGTAAELFTRIAFNMAISNSDDHLRNHAALWDGTKAVLSPAYDLSPMRRSGETASQAISYDRKGARTNNFAELLSVRNLYGLSEADASGILERIQGVIHDNWEDAAEHGRLTSADKRLLWGRQFLNPGTLYGFNGH
- a CDS encoding helix-turn-helix transcriptional regulator produces the protein MGRTQVGTSRAAEDALAVLGQQIRLARAARGMTAEELAGTAGISRTTLHSIERGNPATSIGKVFNVATIVGVPLFGVDDPSELIALRRRGEERLALLPARVDRPRRNDDDGLDF
- a CDS encoding winged helix-turn-helix domain-containing protein, whose protein sequence is MSGLDPAIHAVARLELCGLLAPVDDAEFSFLRERLNVSDSVLSKHAKALEQAGYVRIDKVTRNARQRTLLSLTQAGRRAFRAHVAELRRLASIADASLEVDG
- a CDS encoding LCP family protein, with the translated sequence MIGWISALVVVALIAVGAIAYAQLQGNVTTAPLRSDPSSEPLATGDLNILLLGSDTRALASGGYGDDDGSQRSDAMVVAHISSDNTRIDAVQLPRDTLTDLPACEDTGRGSFDGGFGMLNSALEYGPACSVAAVEQLTGLTIDHFVQIDFEGFIGIVDAMGGIDVCLPQALTDGHAQLDLPAGAQSIDGTQALALARTRHALAEESDVARLGHQQMVLSAIVQKATKTDVLVRPDRLYAFLDAATSSMTVDPGLGALTDLAGLAARVANVPMSSVTFLTMPTTEAPQDRNRVVPTADADVIFRALLDDVPVVLTTDEVEEDATVRTAPVRILNGAGVAGLASRVSEDATGYGYTVSGLANADAADLTVITAADTPDAQQTAQALASELGLAVTVQTGDVEGVQLLLGADYTDLTSQPRATPPPSRPVDAVNRSADTDLCTA
- a CDS encoding cysteine hydrolase family protein, which gives rise to MTTSATLRALSGVADQPANLATSTVVLVDFQNTYTRGEMELEGWDAALDAAADLLAQARESGATVIHVQHDGGAGSAYDIREDIGAIHERVAPRDGEAVVVKKAPNSFVGTELGDLVDEAGHEDVVIAGFMTHMCVTYTTEGAFLRGNRPTVVAAATATRSLPSVAGDVPAEQLHRAALAGIADLYATVVPTVADLGR
- a CDS encoding Pr6Pr family membrane protein, producing MRETVAVILRLLLAAASLAGVVTQLVIAIQTDFGLVNFFSYFTTLSNLFASIVFIVGAVKILRRSESSPRWEAVRGASVVYMAFVGIVFNTLLVGADLGGLLPWTNVVHHMLMPLAVVIDWVLMPPRRRLSTRTAWLWLIVPVVYTVYSVVRGAATGFYCYPFFNPAAVGGYGGVAAYCAGLLVAFIVLALVIRLVGNALSRRTPRAEPFDADGAPRTPTTEGEPS
- a CDS encoding siderophore-interacting protein, whose protein sequence is MPEQPRRTPSQAVLTVQQVEQISPDLVRITAGGDGYEAFNDNIYTDKYVKILFADPSHGLTPPYDLAQLREESPEKLPTRRTYTVRSADPEQRRLVIDFVVHGDEGVAGPWARQAQPGDAIVVSGAGGGYLPEPELPWHLLIGDHTALPAISSAIEAMQPDAVGHVVLTVADPADRILPEAPSGVSVRWTETDDELLAALTDLPWADGHPGVFAHGERGTIKEVRALLKQREVPRDRLSISAYWARGRAEDQFQAEKREPIGQIE
- a CDS encoding aldo/keto reductase, whose translation is MLDTADSVRLGSSGLRISKVVLGCMSFGAPDRGAHGWSLDEETSRPLIRQALEAGITTFDTADVYSDGTSEEFVGRALGDFARRDEIVIATKVHGRMGPGANQAGLSRAHILSGIDASLRRLETDHVDLYQIHRWDPQTPIEETMEALNDVVRSGKARYIGASSMWAWQFAKAQHTAAQNGWTPFVSMQDQYNLLQREEEREMHPLCLDSGVGVLAWSPLARGKLTRDWDEKTARTATDAFGATLYRREEESNRAIVEAVARVAEARGVSRAQVALAWVAQQSAVTAPIVGATRAGHIDDAVASVSIRLEDSELAALEAAYTPRDPEGF